A window of the Nycticebus coucang isolate mNycCou1 chromosome 3, mNycCou1.pri, whole genome shotgun sequence genome harbors these coding sequences:
- the EVI5L gene encoding EVI5-like protein isoform X2, which yields MSLPTMASPTLSPDSSSQEALSAPTCSPTSDSENLSPDELELLAKLEEQNRLLEADSKSMRSMNSSRRNSGSSLVSSSSASSNLSHLEEDTWILWGRIANEWEEWRRRKEKLLKELIRKGIPHHFRAIVWQLLCSATDMPVKNQYSELLKMSSPCEKLIRRDIARTYPEHEFFKGQDSLGQEVLFNVMKAYSLVDREVGYCQGSAFIVGLLLMQMPEEEAFCVFVRLMQEYRLRELFKPSMAELGLCIYQFEYMLQEQLPDLNTHFRSQSFHTSMYASSWFLTLFLTTFPLPVATRVFDIFMYEGLEIVFRVGLALLQVNQTELMQLDMEGMSQYFQRVIPHQFDGCPDKLVLKAYQVKYNPKKMKRLEKEYAAMKSKEMEEQIEIKRLRTENRLLKQRIETLEKGQVTRAQEAEENYVIKRELAVVRQQCSSAAEDLQKAQSTIRQLQEQQENPRLTEDFVSHLETELEQSRLRETETLGALREMQDKVLDMEKRNSSLPDENNVARLQEELKALKVRESEAVAWARELKLQLQELSDTWQAHLSRGGRWKESPRKLVLGELQDELMSVRLREAQALAEGRELRQRVVELETQDHIHRNLLNRVEAERATLQEKLQYLAAQNKGLQTQLSESRRKQAEAECKSKEEVMAVRLREADSMAAVAEMRQRIAELEIQREEGRIQGQLNHSDSSQYIRELKDQIEELKAEVRLLKGPPPFEDPLAFDGLALARHLDEDSLPSSDEELLGVGVGVGAALQDALYPLSPRDARFFRRLERPAKDSEGSSDSDADELAAPYSQGLDN from the exons ATGAGTCTGCCCACCATGGCAAGCCCCACTCTGAGCCCCGACTCCTCATCCCAGGAGGCCTTGTCAGCCCCGACTTGCTCCCCCACCTCCGACTCTGAGAACCTCAGCCCTGATGAGCTGGAGCTGCTGGCCAAACTCGAAGAGCAGAACCG ACTCCTGGAGGCCGACTCCAAGTCCATGCGCTCCATGAACAGCTCTCGGAGGAACAGTGGCTCCTCCCTGGTGTCCAGCTCCTCCGCCTCTTCCAACCTGAGCCACCTGGAGGAGGACACGTGGATCCTGTGGGGCCGGATCGCCAATGAGTGGGAGGAATGGCGGCGCAGGAAGGAGAAGCTGCTCAAG GAGCTGATCCGCAAGGGCATCCCACACCACTTCCGGGCCATCGTGTGGCAGCTCCTGTGCAGCGCCACAGACATGCCGGTCAAGAACCAGTACTCTGAGCTTCTCAAGATGTCCTCACCGTGTGAGAAGCTGATCCGCAGGGACATCGCCCGCACCTACCCAGAGCATGAGTTCTTCAAGGGCCAGGACAGCCTCGGCCAAGAGGTCCTCTTCAATGTCATGAAG GCTTACTCACTGGTGGACCGGGAGGTGGGCTACTGCCAGGGCAGTGCCTTCATCGTGGGCCTGCTCCTCATGCAG ATGCCCGAGGAGGAGGCCTTCTGCGTGTTTGTGCGGCTGATGCAGGAGTACCGCCTCCGGGAGCTCTTCAAGCCCAGCATGGCCGAGCTGGGGCTCTGCATCTACCAGTTCGAGTACATGCTGCAG GAACAGCTCCCGGACCTCAACACCCACTTCCGCTCCCAAAGCTTCCACACATCCATGTACGCCTCCTCCTGGTTCCTCACACTCTTCCTGACCACCTTTCCTCTGCCTGTCGCCACCCGGGTCTTCGACATCTTCATGTATGAG GGGCTGGAGATCGTGTTCCGGGTAGGCCTTGCCCTGCTGCAGGTGAACCAGACAGAGCTGATGCAGCTGGACATGGAGGGCATGTCCCAG TACTTCCAGAGGGTCATCCCCCACCAGTTTGACGGCTGCCCAGACAAGCTGGTCCTCAAGGCCTACCAGGTCAAGTACAACCCCAAGAAGATGAAGAG GCTGGAGAAGGAGTATGCAGCCATGAAGAGCAAGGAAATGGAAGAGCAGATCGAGATCAAA AGGCTTAGGACGGAGAACCGGCTCTTGAAACAGCGGATCGAGACCCTGGAGAAG GGGCAGGTGACACGGgctcaggaggcagaggagaaCTATGTCATCAAGCGGGAGCTGGCAGTGGTGCGGCAGCAGTGCAGCTCAGCAGCAGAGGACCTGCAGAAGGCACAGAGCACCATCCGGCAGCTGCAGGAGCAGCAG GAGAACCCGCGTCTCACTGAGGACTTCGTGTCCCACCTGGAGACAGAGCTGGAGCAATCAAGGCTACGGGAGACAGAGACACTGGGGGCCCTCCGAGAGATGCAGGATAAAGTTCTAGACATGGAGAAG AGAAACAGCTCGCTGCCTGACGAGAATAATGTGGCACGGCTGCAAGAGGAGCTGAAGGCGCTAAAGGTGCGGGAGAGCGAGGCGGTGGCCTGGGCGCGAGAACTGAAACTGCAGCTGCAGGAGCTCTCCGACACCTGGCAG GCCCATCTGTCCCGCGGCGGCCGCTGGAAGGAGTCCCCGCGGAAGCTGGTGCTGGGAGAGCTGCAAGACGAGCTAATGAGCGTGCGTCTGCGCGAAGCCCAGGCCCTGGCCGAGGGCCGCGAGCTACGGCAGCGCGTGGTAGAACTCGAGACGCAG GACCACATCCACCGCAACCTGCTGAACCGAGTGGAGGCGGAGCGAGCGACGCTTCAGGAGAAGCTGCAGTACCTGGCGGCACAAAACAAGGGGCTGCAGACGCAGCTCAGCGAAAGCCGCCGCAAGCAGGCCGAGGCCGAGTGCAAG AGCAAGGAGGAGGTGATGGCCGTGCGCCTGCGGGAGGCGGACAGTATGGCTGCTGTGGCTGAGATGCGGCAGCGCATAGCTGAACTTGAGATCCAG AGGGAGGAAGGCCGCATCCAAGGCCAGCTGAACCACTCAGACTCGTCGCAGTACATTCGTGAGCTCAAGGACCAGATCGAGGAGCTGAAGGCCGAG GTGCGGCTGCTGAAGGGTCCGCCGCCCTTTGAGGATCCACTGGCTTTCGACGGGCTGGCCCTGGCGCGGCACCTGGATGAGGACTCCCTGCCGTCGTCAGATGAGGAATTGCTCGGCGTGGGCGTGGGCGTGGGCGCGGCCCTACAGGACGCGCTCTACCCTCTGTCGCCGCGCGACGCACGCTTCTTCCGTCGTCTTGAGCGGCCAGCCAAGGACAGCGAGGGCAGCTCAGACAGCGACGCCGACGAGCTGGCTGCGCCCTACAGCCAAGGCCTGGACAACTGA
- the EVI5L gene encoding EVI5-like protein isoform X3: MSLPTMASPTLSPDSSSQEALSAPTCSPTSDSENLSPDELELLAKLEEQNRLLEADSKSMRSMNSSRRNSGSSLVSSSSASSNLSHLEEDTWILWGRIANEWEEWRRRKEKLLKELIRKGIPHHFRAIVWQLLCSATDMPVKNQYSELLKMSSPCEKLIRRDIARTYPEHEFFKGQDSLGQEVLFNVMKAYSLVDREVGYCQGSAFIVGLLLMQMPEEEAFCVFVRLMQEYRLRELFKPSMAELGLCIYQFEYMLQEQLPDLNTHFRSQSFHTSMYASSWFLTLFLTTFPLPVATRVFDIFMYEYFQRVIPHQFDGCPDKLVLKAYQVKYNPKKMKRLEKEYAAMKSKEMEEQIEIKRLRTENRLLKQRIETLEKESAALADRLIQGQVTRAQEAEENYVIKRELAVVRQQCSSAAEDLQKAQSTIRQLQEQQENPRLTEDFVSHLETELEQSRLRETETLGALREMQDKVLDMEKRNSSLPDENNVARLQEELKALKVRESEAVAWARELKLQLQELSDTWQAHLSRGGRWKESPRKLVLGELQDELMSVRLREAQALAEGRELRQRVVELETQDHIHRNLLNRVEAERATLQEKLQYLAAQNKGLQTQLSESRRKQAEAECKSKEEVMAVRLREADSMAAVAEMRQRIAELEIQREEGRIQGQLNHSDSSQYIRELKDQIEELKAEVRLLKGPPPFEDPLAFDGLALARHLDEDSLPSSDEELLGVGVGVGAALQDALYPLSPRDARFFRRLERPAKDSEGSSDSDADELAAPYSQGLDN, from the exons ATGAGTCTGCCCACCATGGCAAGCCCCACTCTGAGCCCCGACTCCTCATCCCAGGAGGCCTTGTCAGCCCCGACTTGCTCCCCCACCTCCGACTCTGAGAACCTCAGCCCTGATGAGCTGGAGCTGCTGGCCAAACTCGAAGAGCAGAACCG ACTCCTGGAGGCCGACTCCAAGTCCATGCGCTCCATGAACAGCTCTCGGAGGAACAGTGGCTCCTCCCTGGTGTCCAGCTCCTCCGCCTCTTCCAACCTGAGCCACCTGGAGGAGGACACGTGGATCCTGTGGGGCCGGATCGCCAATGAGTGGGAGGAATGGCGGCGCAGGAAGGAGAAGCTGCTCAAG GAGCTGATCCGCAAGGGCATCCCACACCACTTCCGGGCCATCGTGTGGCAGCTCCTGTGCAGCGCCACAGACATGCCGGTCAAGAACCAGTACTCTGAGCTTCTCAAGATGTCCTCACCGTGTGAGAAGCTGATCCGCAGGGACATCGCCCGCACCTACCCAGAGCATGAGTTCTTCAAGGGCCAGGACAGCCTCGGCCAAGAGGTCCTCTTCAATGTCATGAAG GCTTACTCACTGGTGGACCGGGAGGTGGGCTACTGCCAGGGCAGTGCCTTCATCGTGGGCCTGCTCCTCATGCAG ATGCCCGAGGAGGAGGCCTTCTGCGTGTTTGTGCGGCTGATGCAGGAGTACCGCCTCCGGGAGCTCTTCAAGCCCAGCATGGCCGAGCTGGGGCTCTGCATCTACCAGTTCGAGTACATGCTGCAG GAACAGCTCCCGGACCTCAACACCCACTTCCGCTCCCAAAGCTTCCACACATCCATGTACGCCTCCTCCTGGTTCCTCACACTCTTCCTGACCACCTTTCCTCTGCCTGTCGCCACCCGGGTCTTCGACATCTTCATGTATGAG TACTTCCAGAGGGTCATCCCCCACCAGTTTGACGGCTGCCCAGACAAGCTGGTCCTCAAGGCCTACCAGGTCAAGTACAACCCCAAGAAGATGAAGAG GCTGGAGAAGGAGTATGCAGCCATGAAGAGCAAGGAAATGGAAGAGCAGATCGAGATCAAA AGGCTTAGGACGGAGAACCGGCTCTTGAAACAGCGGATCGAGACCCTGGAGAAG GAGAGCGCTGCTCTGGCTGATAGGTTAATCCAG GGGCAGGTGACACGGgctcaggaggcagaggagaaCTATGTCATCAAGCGGGAGCTGGCAGTGGTGCGGCAGCAGTGCAGCTCAGCAGCAGAGGACCTGCAGAAGGCACAGAGCACCATCCGGCAGCTGCAGGAGCAGCAG GAGAACCCGCGTCTCACTGAGGACTTCGTGTCCCACCTGGAGACAGAGCTGGAGCAATCAAGGCTACGGGAGACAGAGACACTGGGGGCCCTCCGAGAGATGCAGGATAAAGTTCTAGACATGGAGAAG AGAAACAGCTCGCTGCCTGACGAGAATAATGTGGCACGGCTGCAAGAGGAGCTGAAGGCGCTAAAGGTGCGGGAGAGCGAGGCGGTGGCCTGGGCGCGAGAACTGAAACTGCAGCTGCAGGAGCTCTCCGACACCTGGCAG GCCCATCTGTCCCGCGGCGGCCGCTGGAAGGAGTCCCCGCGGAAGCTGGTGCTGGGAGAGCTGCAAGACGAGCTAATGAGCGTGCGTCTGCGCGAAGCCCAGGCCCTGGCCGAGGGCCGCGAGCTACGGCAGCGCGTGGTAGAACTCGAGACGCAG GACCACATCCACCGCAACCTGCTGAACCGAGTGGAGGCGGAGCGAGCGACGCTTCAGGAGAAGCTGCAGTACCTGGCGGCACAAAACAAGGGGCTGCAGACGCAGCTCAGCGAAAGCCGCCGCAAGCAGGCCGAGGCCGAGTGCAAG AGCAAGGAGGAGGTGATGGCCGTGCGCCTGCGGGAGGCGGACAGTATGGCTGCTGTGGCTGAGATGCGGCAGCGCATAGCTGAACTTGAGATCCAG AGGGAGGAAGGCCGCATCCAAGGCCAGCTGAACCACTCAGACTCGTCGCAGTACATTCGTGAGCTCAAGGACCAGATCGAGGAGCTGAAGGCCGAG GTGCGGCTGCTGAAGGGTCCGCCGCCCTTTGAGGATCCACTGGCTTTCGACGGGCTGGCCCTGGCGCGGCACCTGGATGAGGACTCCCTGCCGTCGTCAGATGAGGAATTGCTCGGCGTGGGCGTGGGCGTGGGCGCGGCCCTACAGGACGCGCTCTACCCTCTGTCGCCGCGCGACGCACGCTTCTTCCGTCGTCTTGAGCGGCCAGCCAAGGACAGCGAGGGCAGCTCAGACAGCGACGCCGACGAGCTGGCTGCGCCCTACAGCCAAGGCCTGGACAACTGA
- the EVI5L gene encoding EVI5-like protein isoform X1 translates to MSLPTMASPTLSPDSSSQEALSAPTCSPTSDSENLSPDELELLAKLEEQNRLLEADSKSMRSMNSSRRNSGSSLVSSSSASSNLSHLEEDTWILWGRIANEWEEWRRRKEKLLKELIRKGIPHHFRAIVWQLLCSATDMPVKNQYSELLKMSSPCEKLIRRDIARTYPEHEFFKGQDSLGQEVLFNVMKAYSLVDREVGYCQGSAFIVGLLLMQMPEEEAFCVFVRLMQEYRLRELFKPSMAELGLCIYQFEYMLQEQLPDLNTHFRSQSFHTSMYASSWFLTLFLTTFPLPVATRVFDIFMYEGLEIVFRVGLALLQVNQTELMQLDMEGMSQYFQRVIPHQFDGCPDKLVLKAYQVKYNPKKMKRLEKEYAAMKSKEMEEQIEIKRLRTENRLLKQRIETLEKESAALADRLIQGQVTRAQEAEENYVIKRELAVVRQQCSSAAEDLQKAQSTIRQLQEQQENPRLTEDFVSHLETELEQSRLRETETLGALREMQDKVLDMEKRNSSLPDENNVARLQEELKALKVRESEAVAWARELKLQLQELSDTWQAHLSRGGRWKESPRKLVLGELQDELMSVRLREAQALAEGRELRQRVVELETQDHIHRNLLNRVEAERATLQEKLQYLAAQNKGLQTQLSESRRKQAEAECKSKEEVMAVRLREADSMAAVAEMRQRIAELEIQREEGRIQGQLNHSDSSQYIRELKDQIEELKAEVRLLKGPPPFEDPLAFDGLALARHLDEDSLPSSDEELLGVGVGVGAALQDALYPLSPRDARFFRRLERPAKDSEGSSDSDADELAAPYSQGLDN, encoded by the exons ATGAGTCTGCCCACCATGGCAAGCCCCACTCTGAGCCCCGACTCCTCATCCCAGGAGGCCTTGTCAGCCCCGACTTGCTCCCCCACCTCCGACTCTGAGAACCTCAGCCCTGATGAGCTGGAGCTGCTGGCCAAACTCGAAGAGCAGAACCG ACTCCTGGAGGCCGACTCCAAGTCCATGCGCTCCATGAACAGCTCTCGGAGGAACAGTGGCTCCTCCCTGGTGTCCAGCTCCTCCGCCTCTTCCAACCTGAGCCACCTGGAGGAGGACACGTGGATCCTGTGGGGCCGGATCGCCAATGAGTGGGAGGAATGGCGGCGCAGGAAGGAGAAGCTGCTCAAG GAGCTGATCCGCAAGGGCATCCCACACCACTTCCGGGCCATCGTGTGGCAGCTCCTGTGCAGCGCCACAGACATGCCGGTCAAGAACCAGTACTCTGAGCTTCTCAAGATGTCCTCACCGTGTGAGAAGCTGATCCGCAGGGACATCGCCCGCACCTACCCAGAGCATGAGTTCTTCAAGGGCCAGGACAGCCTCGGCCAAGAGGTCCTCTTCAATGTCATGAAG GCTTACTCACTGGTGGACCGGGAGGTGGGCTACTGCCAGGGCAGTGCCTTCATCGTGGGCCTGCTCCTCATGCAG ATGCCCGAGGAGGAGGCCTTCTGCGTGTTTGTGCGGCTGATGCAGGAGTACCGCCTCCGGGAGCTCTTCAAGCCCAGCATGGCCGAGCTGGGGCTCTGCATCTACCAGTTCGAGTACATGCTGCAG GAACAGCTCCCGGACCTCAACACCCACTTCCGCTCCCAAAGCTTCCACACATCCATGTACGCCTCCTCCTGGTTCCTCACACTCTTCCTGACCACCTTTCCTCTGCCTGTCGCCACCCGGGTCTTCGACATCTTCATGTATGAG GGGCTGGAGATCGTGTTCCGGGTAGGCCTTGCCCTGCTGCAGGTGAACCAGACAGAGCTGATGCAGCTGGACATGGAGGGCATGTCCCAG TACTTCCAGAGGGTCATCCCCCACCAGTTTGACGGCTGCCCAGACAAGCTGGTCCTCAAGGCCTACCAGGTCAAGTACAACCCCAAGAAGATGAAGAG GCTGGAGAAGGAGTATGCAGCCATGAAGAGCAAGGAAATGGAAGAGCAGATCGAGATCAAA AGGCTTAGGACGGAGAACCGGCTCTTGAAACAGCGGATCGAGACCCTGGAGAAG GAGAGCGCTGCTCTGGCTGATAGGTTAATCCAG GGGCAGGTGACACGGgctcaggaggcagaggagaaCTATGTCATCAAGCGGGAGCTGGCAGTGGTGCGGCAGCAGTGCAGCTCAGCAGCAGAGGACCTGCAGAAGGCACAGAGCACCATCCGGCAGCTGCAGGAGCAGCAG GAGAACCCGCGTCTCACTGAGGACTTCGTGTCCCACCTGGAGACAGAGCTGGAGCAATCAAGGCTACGGGAGACAGAGACACTGGGGGCCCTCCGAGAGATGCAGGATAAAGTTCTAGACATGGAGAAG AGAAACAGCTCGCTGCCTGACGAGAATAATGTGGCACGGCTGCAAGAGGAGCTGAAGGCGCTAAAGGTGCGGGAGAGCGAGGCGGTGGCCTGGGCGCGAGAACTGAAACTGCAGCTGCAGGAGCTCTCCGACACCTGGCAG GCCCATCTGTCCCGCGGCGGCCGCTGGAAGGAGTCCCCGCGGAAGCTGGTGCTGGGAGAGCTGCAAGACGAGCTAATGAGCGTGCGTCTGCGCGAAGCCCAGGCCCTGGCCGAGGGCCGCGAGCTACGGCAGCGCGTGGTAGAACTCGAGACGCAG GACCACATCCACCGCAACCTGCTGAACCGAGTGGAGGCGGAGCGAGCGACGCTTCAGGAGAAGCTGCAGTACCTGGCGGCACAAAACAAGGGGCTGCAGACGCAGCTCAGCGAAAGCCGCCGCAAGCAGGCCGAGGCCGAGTGCAAG AGCAAGGAGGAGGTGATGGCCGTGCGCCTGCGGGAGGCGGACAGTATGGCTGCTGTGGCTGAGATGCGGCAGCGCATAGCTGAACTTGAGATCCAG AGGGAGGAAGGCCGCATCCAAGGCCAGCTGAACCACTCAGACTCGTCGCAGTACATTCGTGAGCTCAAGGACCAGATCGAGGAGCTGAAGGCCGAG GTGCGGCTGCTGAAGGGTCCGCCGCCCTTTGAGGATCCACTGGCTTTCGACGGGCTGGCCCTGGCGCGGCACCTGGATGAGGACTCCCTGCCGTCGTCAGATGAGGAATTGCTCGGCGTGGGCGTGGGCGTGGGCGCGGCCCTACAGGACGCGCTCTACCCTCTGTCGCCGCGCGACGCACGCTTCTTCCGTCGTCTTGAGCGGCCAGCCAAGGACAGCGAGGGCAGCTCAGACAGCGACGCCGACGAGCTGGCTGCGCCCTACAGCCAAGGCCTGGACAACTGA